From Bactrocera oleae isolate idBacOlea1 chromosome 4, idBacOlea1, whole genome shotgun sequence:
catatattgggatctgcttaaccgttacataacatttttctcatatatctatgttatagtgcgaaatcggactacaatcactcctatttcccatataataccattttaaattccatttaatgctttcacttttcactatgcaattcaagcaacaatgattgtatctgGGTAAAACTAtacgtgaataatgcgttaaaagtatgccaccttgtggccaaaaattgtttaaaccgAACCAAAATTGTGCAAGCCCCTAGGAACTGAAAATATTGACCCCAATGCCTTTAtatgactttttaccgaaaatatcggtcaatgtgtaagatatatatttgaaactcatataataaaattattaaatgaaactctcgacaatagtatgtctttgtgtttGGTTtgattgaatcggatcaatacttcctttaatataaaattttgccaacacctgaagtaatttctcgGGCTTTgtcccttgcaagttgcgagagtatgaaatgttcggttacacccgaacatagaacttccttatttgttttatttctttttatataatttgtttgttatttgttagaaaaaatttccGTTAAAGGAACCACTGTTTTTGTAACTTTCCGTATCGGTAAACAGTTTCTGCGTTCCAGCAATACGTTTTAAAACAACAATGTATACTCTATTTAGTCTACCCCTAAGCTAATCCAGTATTTTAAGTCGTAACGGTTTCGAATTTTGATTGGGTCAAAGAAAACTATTCgcgaacaatttctttggtgtgaaattatgtacatacataggtgtacgtcataatatacaattgtaatttttagtataataaataatttttttaaagtattttttttataaaacatattttgtttgtttaaaaattacttaagtgTTTActaatctaatttttttctacttaCAGCACAACTGTCCTGTACTTGAAATTCCTGATACTTTGGGCCATTGTGATAACCGCCgattttatgtttatgtttcgttttgaatttttatggCCTTTTTGGCTACTTTTACGATCGGTGCAtgattcatttaaatttaaaggatTGGTAAGCTCAACTACGAGACTTGATACTAATAATAAGTGTAGGACATTGCTACGAAAGCTTTTGGGTACTTAAATAGATTTGCTtgtaaaattacagttttgtatttgGTATTTAGCATCGCAAATTTATTCAAGTTCCCAAACGAATAGaaagatttgtaacaatttcTTATCTTTGCTAACCAtaaatcttaatattaatatttattcaatattgaaattaattttttttcttttttcaggcATTTTCTGTGTTATTTGTATGCATTGCAATAACATCCGATTTagtgtgtttattttttataccagtGCACTGGTTGCTATTCGCAGCAAGCACTTACGTCTGGGTGCAATATGTATGGCATACaggtaataacaacaacagcaacaacaaaatgtgtgctacaaaatattatattatttttaaatattgaagcgcgaaaaatgtaatattcttttaattttgtatttacttcACCACATCGCTCACCATTACTTTCAACCTCTCAACAAACAGACAAAGGCATATGCCTGCCTACAATAATACTTTGGATGCTGTTTGTCTACTTGGAAGCAGGCATCAGATGGAAGGATACGCGACATATGCCACATTTGGATTTGTGTCGACCCTTCGCTGCGCATTGGTATGTACTTTTTTACACAACACCAAGTCCATGTTACTTCCTCTAATCGATTCAAATTGCTTTGCAGCATTGGCTATCCAGTGGTGACGATGGGTTTCGGCTTCAAAAGTTACATTGGCTATCGCATACGACAGCGCAGGCAACGTGAAGTTGCGAAAGAGAATGAGTTTTATATGCAGCTATTGCAACAAGCCCTGCCACCAGAGGAAACAACAGACGATCCAGCGATGACACAGCTGCCCGCTGTAGCTGGTGTCAGCACAGTGGCGGCGGTAACCGCTGGCCCCAGTGCGAGCACTATATTTGCAGCGCAAAGTAATGCACAAAACTCACAAACAACATCTTCCCATACGTCAGCGGTGACGGCGGCAATTAGCGCATTTAATGCATCGAATAGTTCGGCCATTACCAGTGTGACAACATCGGCTGCGTGCAGTGCGCTCGCCACGGCAAATGGCCTGCTggcatcagcagcagcagctgcgaCAGCGGCcgcaacagcagcagcggcggcggcagcagcagcaacgtGTAGTAGTATGAGTAGTTTACAAGCACAAAATCATCAGCATcatcatcagcaacaacagcaacaacaaaatcattaccatcaacagcagcagcagtcgCCGCAGCAAAATCATCAGCATAGTAATCACAATCAAACGACGTCAGGCGCATCGCCGCCGTCATCAACGTTGCACGATCATCACAACAACCACAGTAATGCGCATAGCGGTGTTGTAGGTGGTGGCGGTAATGGTACTAGTGGtggaaattataatattagCAGTTTATTGACAAATGTAGCAACAGCGTCCGCATCGGGCGGCTCAACTGGCATTGGTGGTGCGACCGCAACGCTTGCTGACGATAAAAATTACTTACAGATCAGCAGTGGCGGTGCTTCCATAGCTGCAACAACTACAACCACATCAACAGCGTCTATAACTACTAACAGCAATAGCTCTGGTTCTAATTCCGCctttggtggtggtggtggtagtgGTGGTAATGAAACTATATATATCTACTATATTACTTTCACACcgttgtacatatacacatacatacgtacatacattatcactttttcaaatatgcttttatgaatatgttatctttaatttataacaattaTGAGGCTTCGCTGTAGTTTTGTTTTGGCTTGTTATTATttgcaatatatacatattcagcACAATTGCACATCATATTCTtggttctaaaaaattttttgcatttatatttattttattcgctAAGACAATTAATAGgctcttaaaaattaatttgagatATTTCggtattaaaaaaagtttttgaaaaaaaccaGAGTTGTTAACGCCGAATTCTTGAAAATATAATCCATGGgttagaatatataatataattacttttgtattattttatttttattttttttttgttttatttatgttaattttttatttattgtttattttatagaaatataataattctttttcaattatttggaaattaataattattaatatggtttttatatttattagacttacttatttatttatttttgtttcaatttattgGTGAATCATTCATctctattgttttatttatttgtagtgTTTTAGTAgctcatttttaaatttgaaattcccTTTCCTTCCATTGCAGCAACATCCAATGGTCACATTGGTGGTAAAGGCCACCGTCGCGGCGTGGATAAGGAGAATAGGAACAAAGTTGGCGGCGGTGGAAGTGGTGGTGGCGCTGATGCAGATTCCAAACATAATAAGAACAGCAACAATATTAGTTTTCATGCTGTCGACAGCAGCCACAACAGCGGCAGCAACTCAATGAAAGAGCGGAGCGATTGTGAGGTGTCAGCTAATAATAACAGTAATGTGCTTACAACACCACAGCAACAAACGAAAGAGAAAAGTGGTGAGCTGTCTACTCGATAGCTTGAATAGTTATACTAATGTCTCTTCTCTTTTTACTACCACAGATGAGCATCGAACGTCGAAAAAATCGAATACACCAAGTGCTTCCGGAGCAACGTCGCCGGTGGCGAATGGTAATGTTTTGCAATTCGATGCCGATGATGTAGTTGCTGTGGAGCCAGTCGAGCGAACTAAAGGTTAGTTGAGAATGTTTATGGACAAGCgtttatattcaattaaattgtttttcaggGCGTCGTAATCGTGCGCGCAAAGATAATGCTTCCAAGGACAATCATCAAAACACTTCGCATAATATCAACAGCATTGCGAACAACTCCAACACACACCCGCACAATCACCAGCAACAGAACAGCACCACCCATAGCGGTGGCAACGGTAAAGATGCCGCCGCTAACACTCAAAACCATAATAGCGCTAGCAATAGCAACAATTCGGACGCTTCCTCGGTGTCCTCATCCACCTCGTCGGTCAGTTCCGCATCATCATCGTCAGCGTCGTCCGTTACATCGGCTTCGGTTTCGTCCGCCATCTCGCAAATAGCCACGAAAATGGTCTCAAAAGTCTGTGAAGCATGTCTCAAACTTGAGGCGGATGTCAAAAAGTACCGCGCCGAGCTTAGTCACATGAAGCAAATCGAAAATGAACTGCGTCAGAAGCTCGAGTCAAATTTGACTACGAAATCCTGTTTGCAGGCCAAACAGAAAGAGTGTGACGAGCTGGAGAAACGCATACAGGAGCTAACAAATGGGCGGCATGCAGATATGCTGCAACTACAGACGATCGAGCGACGTTTGGCAGAGGAGCGCCGCCAAAAGCAATCGTTGGACGCACAATTGAATAATGAGAAAAAAGCCCGTAAAATTGCCGAAGAGAAAGCCGCACGGCCAGAATGCAGTGCGCAGTGTAAGCAGCGTAAGCAGCAAATGGATGAAGACCTCAAGCAGATGCGGCGTGAACTGAAAACGACTGAAGAAGCTAAACAATTGGCGGAACAACATGGACGCAAATGGGAGCAGGAAGTGAGTAGTGAATTCGTTGCCTTAAATGTATGCTGTGCACAATTCTTAATATGTATGCTTTACAGTTACGCATGTTCGAGGCTGAGGTACGTAATCGTGATTCGGCGCAACCGGGCACCGAGATGCTGATGAATGCGTTGGCCGCGATGCAGGACAAAAACTGTACACTCGAAAAGAATCTTTCAGCCGAGACGAGAGTTAAGCTGGACTTATTCTCAGCTCTAGGTGACGCCAAGCGCCAACTGGAGATATCGGAAAGTGAGTTACCCACACGCACACCAGAAATAACTTATCCCACTACTCATATGCATACTGTTTCTTGAAATATTTCACAGCTCGTCGTATTGCCAAGGAGGATGAAGTGCTTGATTTGAAGGCGAAAATTGCACAATTACTATGCGTTATGCCGACAGATCAACTTTTGCCCGCCTGCGGCTCAGCTGGTGGTAGTTCAATGTTGCGCATGAATGATACGCCACCGTTGCAGACCGGTCCCGGACCAGCTTCACCCATGTTGAGCAGCCTAAGCGCGGCAGCAGCTGCCCAACAGGctgcagcggcagcagcagtgGCTGGACATCCCTTATCAGCACGCGTTGGTCCACCGAATTCCGTTGCCGATTATGGTGGGCAGCAGTCACCGCCCAATTACGTAACGGCGCAACATCAACATCAGCACCAGCATCAACACCAATTGCAGCATCCACACCAgcatcaacaacagcagcatcaTCAACAGCAACTtcatcagcaacagcaacagcatcagcagcagcaacaacaactgcatcaacagcagcagcaacatcatCAGCATCAGCAGCTCCAACAGCATCAACAACACCAGCCGCAGCAACATCAGCAGCATCAGCAACATCAGCAACATCAACAGCATCAGCAacatcagcaacagc
This genomic window contains:
- the LOC106614520 gene encoding macoilin-2 isoform X3, with translation MFMFRFEFLWPFWLLLRSVHDSFKFKGLAFSVLFVCIAITSDLVCLFFIPVHWLLFAASTYVWVQYVWHTDKGICLPTIILWMLFVYLEAGIRWKDTRHMPHLDLCRPFAAHCIGYPVVTMGFGFKSYIGYRIRQRRQREVAKENEFYMQLLQQALPPEETTDDPAMTQLPAVAGVSTVAAVTAGPSASTIFAAQSNAQNSQTTSSHTSAVTAAISAFNASNSSAITSVTTSAACSALATANGLLASAAAAATAAATAAAAAAAAATCSSMSSLQAQNHQHHHQQQQQQQNHYHQQQQQSPQQNHQHSNHNQTTSGASPPSSTLHDHHNNHSNAHSGVVGGGGNGTSGGNYNISSLLTNVATASASGGSTGIGGATATLADDKNYLQISSGGASIAATTTTTSTASITTNSNSSGSNSAFGGGGGSGATSNGHIGGKGHRRGVDKENRNKVGGGGSGGGADADSKHNKNSNNISFHAVDSSHNSGSNSMKERSDCEVSANNNSNVLTTPQQQTKEKSDEHRTSKKSNTPSASGATSPVANGNVLQFDADDVVAVEPVERTKGRRNRARKDNASKDNHQNTSHNINSIANNSNTHPHNHQQQNSTTHSGGNGKDAAANTQNHNSASNSNNSDASSVSSSTSSVSSASSSSASSVTSASVSSAISQIATKMVSKVCEACLKLEADVKKYRAELSHMKQIENELRQKLESNLTTKSCLQAKQKECDELEKRIQELTNGRHADMLQLQTIERRLAEERRQKQSLDAQLNNEKKARKIAEEKAARPECSAQCKQRKQQMDEDLKQMRRELKTTEEAKQLAEQHGRKWEQELRMFEAEVRNRDSAQPGTEMLMNALAAMQDKNCTLEKNLSAETRVKLDLFSALGDAKRQLEISETRRIAKEDEVLDLKAKIAQLLCVMPTDQLLPACGSAGGSSMLRMNDTPPLQTGPGPASPMLSSLSAAAAAQQAAAAAAVAGHPLSARVGPPNSVADYGGQQSPPNYVTAQHQHQHQHQHQLQHPHQHQQQQHHQQQLHQQQQQHQQQQQQLHQQQQQHHQHQQLQQHQQHQPQQHQQHQQHQQHQQHQQHQQQQQQQQQLVPVSVGTPVFVSASSPGASINSGSSLDPNASVYTPKGGSGAPGSVGVVGVPVGGAGDA
- the LOC106614520 gene encoding macoilin-2 isoform X2 — translated: MKRRNADCGKLRRPIKRNKITESVYSSTTVLYLKFLILWAIVITADFMFMFRFEFLWPFWLLLRSVHDSFKFKGLAFSVLFVCIAITSDLVCLFFIPVHWLLFAASTYVWVQYVWHTDKGICLPTIILWMLFVYLEAGIRWKDTRHMPHLDLCRPFAAHCIGYPVVTMGFGFKSYIGYRIRQRRQREVAKENEFYMQLLQQALPPEETTDDPAMTQLPAVAGVSTVAAVTAGPSASTIFAAQSNAQNSQTTSSHTSAVTAAISAFNASNSSAITSVTTSAACSALATANGLLASAAAAATAAATAAAAAAAAATCSSMSSLQAQNHQHHHQQQQQQQNHYHQQQQQSPQQNHQHSNHNQTTSGASPPSSTLHDHHNNHSNAHSGVVGGGGNGTSGGNYNISSLLTNVATASASGGSTGIGGATATLADDKNYLQISSGGASIAATTTTTSTASITTNSNSSGSNSAFGGGGGSGATSNGHIGGKGHRRGVDKENRNKVGGGGSGGGADADSKHNKNSNNISFHAVDSSHNSGSNSMKERSDCEVSANNNSNVLTTPQQQTKEKNEHRTSKKSNTPSASGATSPVANGNVLQFDADDVVAVEPVERTKGRRNRARKDNASKDNHQNTSHNINSIANNSNTHPHNHQQQNSTTHSGGNGKDAAANTQNHNSASNSNNSDASSVSSSTSSVSSASSSSASSVTSASVSSAISQIATKMVSKVCEACLKLEADVKKYRAELSHMKQIENELRQKLESNLTTKSCLQAKQKECDELEKRIQELTNGRHADMLQLQTIERRLAEERRQKQSLDAQLNNEKKARKIAEEKAARPECSAQCKQRKQQMDEDLKQMRRELKTTEEAKQLAEQHGRKWEQELRMFEAEVRNRDSAQPGTEMLMNALAAMQDKNCTLEKNLSAETRVKLDLFSALGDAKRQLEISETRRIAKEDEVLDLKAKIAQLLCVMPTDQLLPACGSAGGSSMLRMNDTPPLQTGPGPASPMLSSLSAAAAAQQAAAAAAVAGHPLSARVGPPNSVADYGGQQSPPNYVTAQHQHQHQHQHQLQHPHQHQQQQHHQQQLHQQQQQHQQQQQQLHQQQQQHHQHQQLQQHQQHQPQQHQQHQQHQQHQQHQQHQQQQQQQQQLVPVSVGTPVFVSASSPGASINSGSSLDPNASVYTPKGGSGAPGSVGVVGVPVGGAGDA
- the LOC106614520 gene encoding macoilin-2 isoform X4, whose translation is MKRRNADCGKLRRPIKRNKITESVYSSTTVLYLKFLILWAIVITADFMFMFRFEFLWPFWLLLRSVHDSFKFKGLAFSVLFVCIAITSDLVCLFFIPVHWLLFAASTYVWVQYVWHTDKGICLPTIILWMLFVYLEAGIRWKDTRHMPHLDLCRPFAAHCIGYPVVTMGFGFKSYIGYRIRQRRQREVAKENEFYMQLLQQALPPEETTDDPAMTQLPAVAGVSTVAAVTAGPSASTIFAAQSNAQNSQTTSSHTSAVTAAISAFNASNSSAITSVTTSAACSALATANGLLASAAAAATAAATAAAAAAAAATCSSMSSLQAQNHQHHHQQQQQQQNHYHQQQQQSPQQNHQHSNHNQTTSGASPPSSTLHDHHNNHTTSNGHIGGKGHRRGVDKENRNKVGGGGSGGGADADSKHNKNSNNISFHAVDSSHNSGSNSMKERSDCEVSANNNSNVLTTPQQQTKEKSDEHRTSKKSNTPSASGATSPVANGNVLQFDADDVVAVEPVERTKGRRNRARKDNASKDNHQNTSHNINSIANNSNTHPHNHQQQNSTTHSGGNGKDAAANTQNHNSASNSNNSDASSVSSSTSSVSSASSSSASSVTSASVSSAISQIATKMVSKVCEACLKLEADVKKYRAELSHMKQIENELRQKLESNLTTKSCLQAKQKECDELEKRIQELTNGRHADMLQLQTIERRLAEERRQKQSLDAQLNNEKKARKIAEEKAARPECSAQCKQRKQQMDEDLKQMRRELKTTEEAKQLAEQHGRKWEQELRMFEAEVRNRDSAQPGTEMLMNALAAMQDKNCTLEKNLSAETRVKLDLFSALGDAKRQLEISETRRIAKEDEVLDLKAKIAQLLCVMPTDQLLPACGSAGGSSMLRMNDTPPLQTGPGPASPMLSSLSAAAAAQQAAAAAAVAGHPLSARVGPPNSVADYGGQQSPPNYVTAQHQHQHQHQHQLQHPHQHQQQQHHQQQLHQQQQQHQQQQQQLHQQQQQHHQHQQLQQHQQHQPQQHQQHQQHQQHQQHQQHQQQQQQQQQLVPVSVGTPVFVSASSPGASINSGSSLDPNASVYTPKGGSGAPGSVGVVGVPVGGAGDA
- the LOC106614520 gene encoding macoilin-2 isoform X1, yielding MKRRNADCGKLRRPIKRNKITESVYSSTTVLYLKFLILWAIVITADFMFMFRFEFLWPFWLLLRSVHDSFKFKGLAFSVLFVCIAITSDLVCLFFIPVHWLLFAASTYVWVQYVWHTDKGICLPTIILWMLFVYLEAGIRWKDTRHMPHLDLCRPFAAHCIGYPVVTMGFGFKSYIGYRIRQRRQREVAKENEFYMQLLQQALPPEETTDDPAMTQLPAVAGVSTVAAVTAGPSASTIFAAQSNAQNSQTTSSHTSAVTAAISAFNASNSSAITSVTTSAACSALATANGLLASAAAAATAAATAAAAAAAAATCSSMSSLQAQNHQHHHQQQQQQQNHYHQQQQQSPQQNHQHSNHNQTTSGASPPSSTLHDHHNNHSNAHSGVVGGGGNGTSGGNYNISSLLTNVATASASGGSTGIGGATATLADDKNYLQISSGGASIAATTTTTSTASITTNSNSSGSNSAFGGGGGSGATSNGHIGGKGHRRGVDKENRNKVGGGGSGGGADADSKHNKNSNNISFHAVDSSHNSGSNSMKERSDCEVSANNNSNVLTTPQQQTKEKSDEHRTSKKSNTPSASGATSPVANGNVLQFDADDVVAVEPVERTKGRRNRARKDNASKDNHQNTSHNINSIANNSNTHPHNHQQQNSTTHSGGNGKDAAANTQNHNSASNSNNSDASSVSSSTSSVSSASSSSASSVTSASVSSAISQIATKMVSKVCEACLKLEADVKKYRAELSHMKQIENELRQKLESNLTTKSCLQAKQKECDELEKRIQELTNGRHADMLQLQTIERRLAEERRQKQSLDAQLNNEKKARKIAEEKAARPECSAQCKQRKQQMDEDLKQMRRELKTTEEAKQLAEQHGRKWEQELRMFEAEVRNRDSAQPGTEMLMNALAAMQDKNCTLEKNLSAETRVKLDLFSALGDAKRQLEISETRRIAKEDEVLDLKAKIAQLLCVMPTDQLLPACGSAGGSSMLRMNDTPPLQTGPGPASPMLSSLSAAAAAQQAAAAAAVAGHPLSARVGPPNSVADYGGQQSPPNYVTAQHQHQHQHQHQLQHPHQHQQQQHHQQQLHQQQQQHQQQQQQLHQQQQQHHQHQQLQQHQQHQPQQHQQHQQHQQHQQHQQHQQQQQQQQQLVPVSVGTPVFVSASSPGASINSGSSLDPNASVYTPKGGSGAPGSVGVVGVPVGGAGDA